A stretch of the Theileria equi strain WA chromosome 1, complete sequence genome encodes the following:
- a CDS encoding hypothetical protein (encoded by transcript BEWA_020740A) codes for MVDDGVTIRLGVKQPNSVYTTGGRTIKVTRDEEPPGSGFTRYTHKDEHNQPFILAKIQDNQNYPIDINQLGGKEVTSVAAYYWTGNASNVLMVGVTTGNTTTYYGNRKSDGSNEWIELTGYKHSHPPLINDDIERTLDDLVCSSYGAVTMDLSKGTFTSGNRQPYCCRCIYHAGNDDQRKISLSEGSFSCTHKRAGYYKQSPTANTKLAAIRYYFDGVGTANTNNPSRRRRIKIPKLNFPTSDVEAVYAVHCSNNPVLIYVKYTGGGKATGWYKKPATDENGNEKWEKVLDEVPDPESITGCDKYNQLVKALNDTGRCGIPLCPPPLNPPPPQQQLPPVYGPLHTKSVTPLSKDTSETKGSGDGTNGQWIQVQALGKGSLFYSDGKGNQAAILSATPPLPGPKGHPGKAGASVKANGESGGGGLSLVQENSGDSPALKTPKVVVGNQPDGSVSPGETEVVFNTGVKTTKSINKSYTSSHHWNSFKSEFERLSGSINGKTQSAGRTNSSSHRTQTVADLSTGAQPREPTTPITSTTTTEKPAPKAPTSDGKSSIVTKVASGGASALGTGGAAYGGWYVWVNYFLDPLVRLI; via the coding sequence ATGGTAGATGATGGAGTAACTATAAGGCTTGGTGTGAAGCAACCTAATAGTGTATATACTACCGGAGGTAGAACCATTAAGGTCACAAGAGATGAAGAACCTCCTGGATCTGGCTTTACCAGGTATACTCATAAGGATGAACATAATCAACCATTTATACTTGCAAAGATCCAGGATAATCAGAACTATCCTATAGATATAAATCAACTTGGAGGTAAAGAGGTAACCTCGGTTGCAgcctattactggactgGTAATGCCAGTAACGTTCTCATGGTAGGGGTTACCACTGGCAATACAACAACTTATTATGGCAATAGAAAGAGTGATGGTAGCAATGAGTGGATTGAACTAACTGGATATAAACACTCTCACCCTCCACTCATCAATGATGATATTGAAAGGACACTGGATGATCTAGTTTGTTCGAGCTATGGTGCTGTTACCATGGATCTTAGCAAGGGTACATTCACGAGTGGTAACAGACAGCCATATTGTTGCCGTTGCATTTACCATGCTGGTAATGACGATCAGCGGAAGATTTCTCTTAGTGAAGGATCATTTTCCTGTACACATAAAAGGGCCGGTTACTACAAACAATCCCCGACTGCTAATACAAAGCTTGCCGCAATAAGGTACTATTTTGACGGTGTGGGTACTGCTAATACTAATAATCCCAGTAGaagaagacgtataaaaATTCCCAAACTAAACTTTCCAACATCTGATGTAGAAGCTGTTTATGCAGTCCACTGTAGCAACAATCCAGTTCTCATTTATGTGAAATATACTGGAGGAGGTAAAGCTACAGGGTGGTATAAGAAGCCTGCTACtgatgagaatggaaacGAAAAGTGGGAAAAAGTCTTGGATGAAGTTCCTGACCCAGAAAGCATCACAGGCTGTGACAAATATAATCAACTTGTGAAAGCGCTAAACGATACTGGTAGATGTGGGATACCTCTTTGTCCACCACCTCTTAATCCTCCTCCTCCTCAACAGCAACTTCCTCCTGTATATGGACCCCTTCATACTAAATCTGTTACTCCTCTATCTAAAGATACATCTGAAACCAAAGGCTCTGGTGATGGTACTAATGGTCAATGGATCCAAGTCCAAGCTCTTGGTAAGGGTTCTCTATTCTATTCTGATGGTAAAGGAAACCAGGCTGCTATTCTATCTGCCACTCCACCTCTTCCTGGACCTAAAGGACATCCTGGTAAAGCTGGTGCTAGTGTTAAAGCTAATGGTGAATCTGGTGGAGGTGGACTATCTCTTGTTCAAGAAaattctggagattctccagCTCTTAAAACACCAAAGGTTGTCGTTGGTAATCAACCTGACGGTTCTGTATCTCCAGGTGAAACTGAAGTAGTCTTTAACACGGGAGTTAAGACTACTAAATCCATAAATAAAAGTTATACTTCGTCACATCATTGGAATTCATTTAAATCTGAGTTTGAAAGGTTGTCTGGATCAATCAATGGGAAAACCCAAAGTGCTGGTAGGACTAACTCTTCATCTCATCGAACACAAACTGTCGCTGATCTATCTACTGGTGCTCAACCTCGAGAACCTACTACTCCTATTacttctactactactactgaaAAACCTGCTCCTAAAGCTCCTACTTCTGATGGCAAATCTTCTATTGTTACTAAAGTTGCTTCTGGCGGTGCTTCAGCTCTGGGCACAGGTGGTGCAGCATATGGTGGCTGGTATGTCTGGGTTAACTATTTCCTTGACCCTCTAGTACGCTTAATATAA
- a CDS encoding hypothetical protein (encoded by transcript BEWA_020750A) — MSKDGLQKGAMFMAGLTLLQSLRVALTGAKFALDRFKIPQQYASSFINMVHNPMELATFTGMAIVTSIALLTDGSNGSFKEFFKYLAIFTNIALCCSFILLLIAFTSGGQMGNLTFYYWTIVFGSFIYGLNVAAVMTVGSDNASLFNMGIPISGIQVCIYYYIFTKLAEWSNFSNVSYWIIFWQLIIAILISAASAVVWAIGQADGGKSDGQPGAGAVSPIFMGMVGMGGIYAFYPAIAPYKLTDVGTGYTIDLVVLFISAVPGIIIAILCLCNNDPKNGIGPNQEWTNEKSGTGWNFAWIMAFPHILAMFSCLYVLHHPDSEIASTVKSSGALVGVITVTLKFCEESLKAVSYAGGGAYGGTISSLNTFTSQFLMIVLAFTGDGYLKTYSKYENDKDKWPTEHCGFFKSLGYWIGNGVSEACKSVKSSFTKNVRCKVLGKSEALLIVYADEEF; from the coding sequence ATGTCAAAGGATGGACTTCAGAAaggcgccatgtttatggcagggcTGACTCTtttgcagtctctccgtgtggcgttaactggagcaaagtttgcacttgatagatttaaaattcctcagcaGTATgccagttcgttcattaacatggtccataatcctatggagttggcaacgtttactggaatGGCTATTGTTACTTCTATAGCACTATTGACGGATGGATCCAATGGGTCCTTTAAGGAATTTTTCAAGTACCTTGCCATATTTACTAACATAGCATTGTGCTGTTCCTTTATTTTGCTCCTCATCGCATTTACATCTGGAGGTCAAATGGGCAATCTCACCTTCTATTACTGGACTATCGTCTTCGGTTCATTTATCTATGGACTGAATGTGGCAGCTGTAATGACTGTGGGAAGTGACAATGCCTCTCTTTTCAACATGGGAATTCCTATTTCTGGCATTCAAGTTTGTATTTACTACTATATCTTTACTAAACTTGCTGAGTGGTCTAATTTCTCAAATGTTAGTTACTGGATCATATTCTGGCAACTTATAATAGCGATACTGATATCAGCAGCCTCTGCAGTTGTATGGGCTATTGGTCAAGCTGATGGTGGTAAATCTGATGGTCAACCTGGTGCTGGTGCCGTCTCTCCAATTTTCATGGGAATGGTAGGTATGGGTGGTATCTATGCCTTTTATCCTGCTATCGCTCCTTATAAATTGACTGATGTTGGCACTGGATATACTATTGACTTGGTGGTTCTGTTCATTAGTGCTGTTCCTGGTATTATTATTGCTATATTATGTCTATGTAATAACGACCCTAAGAATGGAATAGGTCCAAATCAAGAATGGACCAATGAGAAGAGTGGCACAGGATGGAATTTTGCTTGGATCATGGCGTTTCCACATATTCTTGCCATGTTCTCGTGCTTATACGTGCTTCATCACCCAGACAGTGAAATCGCAAGTACTGTAAAGAGCAGTGGAGCACTTGTTGGAGTTATTACTGTGACCTTAAAGTTCTGCGAAGAATCACTAAAAGCAGTTTCATATGCCGGAGGTGGTGCATATGGAGGCACCATTTCATCCTTAAACACATTCACATCACAATTTTTAATGATTGttttggcctttactggagacggtTATTTGAAGAcctattccaagtatgagaaCGATAAGGATAAATGGCCTACTGAGCACTGTGGGTTCTTTAAGTCCTTAGGATACTGGATAGGAAATGGAGTATCTGAGGCCTGTAAGAGTGTTAAATCATCttttaccaagaatgttagatgCAAGgttttgggtaaatcagaggcCTTACTTATCGTCTATGCAGATGAGGAATTCTAA
- a CDS encoding serine/threonine protein phosphatase 1, putative (encoded by transcript BEWA_020760A) — MDIDSIIERLLEVRANRPIKAVQLTEEEIKGLCHKSREIFLSQSILLELEAPIKICGDIHGQYFDLLRLFEYGGFPPTANYLFLGDYVDRGKHSLETICLLLAYKIKYPENFFLLRGNHECASINRIYGFYDECKRRYSIKLWKAFTDCFNCLPVAAIIDDKIFCMHGGLSPELTTMDQIRQISRPTDVPDTGLLCDLLWSDPDPNTTGWGENDRGVSFTFGSDIVVNFLIKHELDLICRAHQVVEDGYEFFSKRRLVTLFSAPNYCGEFDNAGAMMSVDKTLMCSFQILKPVDRKRLK, encoded by the exons ATGGACATTGACAGCATCATCGAACGCCTGCTCGAAGTTAGAGCGAATCGTCCAATCAAAGCAGTCCAGCTGACGGAGGAAGAAATCAAAGGATTATGCCACAAGAGCCGCGAAATCTTTCTCTCACAGTCGATACTACTCGAACTAGAAGCACCCATAAAAATATGCGGAGACATACACGGGCAATACTTTGATCTACTACGACTATTCGAATATGGAGGATTCCCACCCACCGCAAACTACCTCTTTTTGGGGGACTATGTAGATAGAGGCAAACACAGCCTGGAGACCATTTGCCTCTTGTTAGCATACAAGATTAAATATCCAGAAAACTTTTTCCTACTACGCGGAAACCATGAGTGCGCCTCAATTAATCGTATCTATGGATTCTACGATGAGT GCAAGAGAAGATATAGCATCAAGCTTTGGAAGGCATTTACAGATTGCTTCAACTGCTTGCCGGTTGCAGCAATTATTGATGACAAGATATTCTGTATGCATGGTGGACTATCGCCGGAACTCACAACCATGGACCAAATTAGACAAATCTCCAGACCAACAGATGTACCAGACACTGGACTCTTGTGCGATCTACTCTGGAGTGACCCCGACCCAAATACAACAGGTTGGGGAGAAAATGACAGAGGAGTATCATTCACATTCGGATCCGATATCGTTGTCAACTTTCTCATCAAACATGAACTTGATTTAATCTGTAGAGCCCACCAGGTGGTCGAAGATGGATACGAATTCTTCTCAAAACGTAGACTAGTCACACTCTTTAGCGCTCCAAACTACTGCGGGGAATTCGATAACGCTGGCGCCATGATGAGTGTCGATAAAACACTAATGTGCTCGTTTCAA ATACTCAAACCTGTTGATCGTAAAAGGTTAAAGTGA
- a CDS encoding hypothetical protein (encoded by transcript BEWA_020770A) has protein sequence MLSPTVFPQNLVGKNQYGSVERSMNIFWRLTNLSMEWNMSLFLGSFVSHSDQKEYWEKMHKKMADSILANIKSLKGCWVKLGQFLSTKSGVLPSCYLEAFSQLQDYMPSSDFGEIIDSIETDLGYMDDIYKNFDSIPLASASIAQVHKAVLHDGTSVAIKVQHKSSEQNLLNDIEILKMISWLMNSAGLCSNICQYFDEYSAYAAKELDFTLEAMNMENASIDVEKSGIPIKVPKLVKHLCSRRVITMEYFNLHKLTDAEFVKANNVNINSIFYDIHDFAFFQILACGRFHSDPHPGNLQLVCEDGRIYPVFLDWGFTTYLNNIQRVGLCKIYKCIYTYDPMGCVSAFVDSGFDLSHLSTFRYEDLFEALIAIILSSYNKNLKHDAKKARSMTGHKRTQAFINEFFKKVPNYLPLTFKVLSEYQSISKTMKTYVPFLHLIYKNASHAIRNIYYSPINCYLSTPCGKSVLYAKLHHLKSQLSKDGSNVSAFDILYKACNLGFSRCHLVSRKINFPFPTNIMESRLSSLLSHLSKDSDNFIGCQVAVIRDGIVDSEISFGLMDKYEVIPISNDSLFPLFGLAHGLITTCILHLASIEKLNLEDPICLHWPEFKCNGKEYITIKDLLNNRSGITYPYTKYPSVEVFSNYNLMCNCIQNATIYKYGTNETKYSFLYSGWILSEIIRRITQMPVERFICNLCSMVGIRDSHMTFSNFGKETATAKKPAANAPDFDLSNSIIAMSKLYKDSDDKNTEETEPIQAEEVGDEAEVENGEESATSTDDENVFLISLDDFVEEKNCPNSPLVSRVRSNKEKLTLMDSKASVNEIMDSPKSVRLERFRSMVESIDLEQSVSNPFCDCYRDKVDEKDELFKRCCIPSSYCPTENRFIKLFRGSGNDSMVPPFAFNPGEISKEKNPDDATGPVLLDQDLCSVITPKPANSKIPLIDFVKTKRVKKLLPDYKETSTKLFNFSTNDLVRYGSMMIDVMNVNYEKIYNCSIPPMNGRTNALSLAAFYHEILNGSLIDSKYIQDVMNNNHVDKSLVSRFLTGLYKPCWSLGYQKFEFVNMDGKMVHGFGNSDMGGSIALAIPEYNLSIVVFVSHCNKYEVSQRVLDLVLRHYGLGLVGGPFDVDSSHIYKLMSGIKI, from the coding sequence atgttaAGTCCTACGGTATTTCCACAAAATCTGGTCGGAAAAAATCAGTACGGCTCAGTTGAAAGGTCAATGAACATCTTCTGGAGGCTTACAAACCTATCAATGGAATGGAATATGTCACTTTTTTTGGGTTCGTTTGTAAGTCACTCCGACCAGAAGGAATACTGGGAAAAGATGCACAAGAAGATGGCAGACTCAATACTTGCAAACATAAAATCTTTAAAGGGGTGCTGGGTAAAACTCGGCCAATTTTTGAGTACAAAATCAGGTGTTTTACCCAGTTGTTATTTGGAAGCGTTTTCCCAACTTCAGGATTACATGCCTAGCAGTGATTTTGGAGAGATTATAGACTCGATTGAGACAGATTTAGGgtatatggatgatattTACAAGAATTTTGATTCAATTCCGCTGGCTAGTGCATCAATTGCACAGGTCCATAAGGCAGTTTTGCATGATGGAACATCAGTAGCAATAAAAGTTCAGCACAAATCAAGTGAACAGAACCTCTTGAATGATAttgaaattttgaaaatgataaGTTGGCTCATGAACTCGGCAGGTTTGTGCTCAAATATTTGTCAATACTTTGATGAGTACTCTGCATACGCTGCAAAGGAGCTCGATTTTACCCTGGAGGCAATGAACATGGAGAATGCGTCCATCGATGTTGAAAAATCTGGGATTCCAATAAAGGTTCCAAAACTAGTCAAACACTTGTGCTCAAGACGTGTCATCACTATGGAATACTTTAATTTGCACAAGTTGACGGATGCAGAATTTGTGAAGGCAAACAATGTAAACATTAACTCTATTTTTTATGATATCCACGATTTTGCTTTTTTTCAGATTTTGGCCTGTGGAAGATTTCACTCGGATCCTCATCCGGGTAATCTTCAGCTTGTTTGTGaggatggaagaatatatcCTGTGTTTTTAGACTGGGGATTTACGACATATCTAAATAATATTCAAAGGGTTGGGCtttgcaaaatttacaaGTGCATTTATACATATGATCCCATGGGTTGTGTTTCTGCATTTGTGGATTCTGGATTTGATTTATCGCATCTGTCAACATTTAGATATGAAGATCTTTTTGAGGCTCTAATAGCCAttattttatcatcatataataaaaatttgaagCATGATGCTAAAAAGGCCCGTTCCATGACTGGCCACAAGAGAACTCAAGCATTTATTAACGAGTTTTTCAAAAAGGTCCCCAATTATCTCCCTTTAACTTTTAAGGTTTTGTCAGAATATCAGTCAATATCAAAGACTATGAAAACTTATGTGCCATTTCTACAtttaatttataaaaacGCGTCACACGCCATACGAAACATATATTACTCACCAATAAACTGCTACCTCAGTACACCTTGCGGTAAATCGGTCTTGTATGCCAAGTTACATCACTTAAAATCACAGTTGTCAAAGGATGGATCAAATGTTAGCGCATTTGATATTCTTTATAAGGCCTGTAATTTGGGTTTTTCACGTTGTCATTTGGTCTCTCGTAAAATTAATTTCCCATTTCCTACGAATATTATGGAATCTAGATTATCATCTTTACTCAGCCACCTGTCTAAGGATAGTGACAATTTTATCGGATGCCAGGTTGCTGTTATAAGGGATGGAATTGTTGACAGTGAGATTTCCTTTGGATTGATGGACAAGTATGAGGTAATACCTATATCAAACGATTCGTTATTTCCTCTTTTTGGCCTTGCACATGGCTTGATAACCACATGCATTTTGCACTTGGCTTCTATTGAGAAACTGAACCTTGAGGATCCTATTTGCCTGCATTGGCCGGAATTTAAATGTAATGGGAAAGAGTATATAACGATTAAGGATTTGTTAAACAACCGTTCTGGAATAACCTATCCATACACAAAATATCCATCTGTTGAAGTTTTTTCCAATTACAATTTAATGTGTAATTGTATACAAAATGCAACAAtctataaatatggaacgaatgaaacaaaatactcatttttatactctGGATGGATTTTGTCGGAGATTATTAGGAGGATAACACAAATGCCAGTTGAAAGATTTATATGTAATTTATGCTCAATGGTTGGTATACGGGATTCCCACATGaccttttcaaactttggCAAGGAGACTGCGACTGCTAAGAAACCAGCAGCAAATGCCCCGGATTTTGATTTAAGTAATAGTATCATAGCCATGTCCAAGCTTTATAAAGATAGCGATGATAAGAATACTGAGGAAACGGAACCAATTCAAGCTGAGGAAGTTGGGGATGAGGCAGAAGTAGAGAATGGTGAAGAATCTGCAACATCTACAGACgatgaaaatgtatttCTGATATCTTTAGATGATTTTGTGGAAGAAAAAAATTGTCCGAACAGTCCACTCGTTTCAAGGGTAAGATCTAATAAGGAAAAATTGACCCTAATGGACTCTAAAGCTTCGGTAAACGAGATCATGGACTCCCCCAAGAGTGTAAGGTTAGAACGTTTCAGAAGTATGGTAGAATCTATTGATCTTGAACAAAGCGTCTCAAATCCCTTTTGTGATTGTTACCGGGACAAGgttgatgaaaaggatgaactCTTCAAGCGCTGTTGTATCCCATCGTCGTATTGTCCCACTGAAAATAGATTTATAAAGTTGTTTAGAGGTTCTGGGAATGATTCAATGGTTCCTCCCTTTGCATTTAATCCTGGTGAAATTAGTAAAGAAAAGAATCCTGATGATGCAACGGGACCTGTTTTGCTAGACCAAGATTTATGCTCTGTTATTACTCCCAAACCAGCAAACAGCAAAATACCTCTCATTGATTTTGTAAAGACAAAAAGAGTCAAAAAGCTTCTGCCAGACTACAAGGAAACATCCACCAAACTGTTCAACTTTTCCACAAATGATCTAGTAAGATATGGTTCAATGATGATTGACGTTATGAATGTGAATTATGAAAAGATTTACAACTGTTCTATACCACcaatgaatggaaggacCAATGCTTTATCTCTTGCTGCGTTTTATCatgaaattttaaatgggTCACTGATTGATTCGAAATACATTCAAGATGTGATGAATAATAATCATGTTGATAAATCACTGGTTTCTCGATTTTTGACTGGGCTTTATAAACCTTGTTGGTCTCTTGGCTatcaaaaatttgaatTTGTGAACATGGATGGTAAAATGGTGCATGGATTTGGTAACTCGGACATGGGTGGATCAATTGCACTTGCCATACCCGAATATAATCTTTCAATcgttgtttttgtttcacATTGTAATAAATATGAGGTATCACAACGGGTGTTGGATTTGGTTTTGCGTCATTATGGTTTGGGGTTGGTTGGCGGTCCTTTTGACGTAGATTCGAGTCACATATATAAATTAATGTCAGGAATTAAAATATGA
- a CDS encoding mRNA capping enzyme, putative (encoded by transcript BEWA_020780A), which yields MAILETRMSKPPSTSELPGTPITCAETRGRILKKVRELCGWENRTFPGSQPVSLCRDSLPLLFRSEYVVCEKSDGIRSLLLSASGSIFLIGRLEEVHQINMKLPLRGNPSEFQQLTLLDGEVVNDKYTVDGVVKYRRRYLCYDAICIHKNSLKHLNLLERLSMAYTDIMVPLVASKVASAPDDESQNYLEIYLKDFFDITQITHIDKFSNKLPHITDGLIFTPVRVPYTPGTCKSLLKWKPPHLNTVDFSIDVLFDSTKRPRLVELYVSKDGARSSYKEFLAPYGAIYSRILKQAITEQVGQIIVECSWISDSRVWTFVPNLKHSDPRAAGGSESVLDFDNGVWMQGGWYAERIREDKKHPNNISVVNSVKMSIEDDITFEMLVDEIEMFKKNGKVPLYNKCVLPKNYSIVQ from the exons ATGGCTATTTTGGAGACCCGAATGTCAAAGCCACCATCGACCTCCGAACTGCCAGGAACTCCGATAACATGCGCAGAAACAAGGGGTAGAATACTCAAGAAAGTTAGAGAACTGTGCGGATGGGAGAATAGGACCTTTCCAGGCTCTCAGCCAGTATCACTGTGCAG GGACTCACTTCCGCTACTCTTCCGTAGCGAGTATGTCGTATGCGAGAAATCGGATGGGATAAGGTCGTTACTACTTTCTGCTTCTGGATCGATATTTCTCATTGGAAGACTGGAGGAAGTACACCAAATCAACATGAAACTGCCGCTTAGAGGCAACCCATCGGAATTCCAGCAACTTACACTACTTGATGGAGAAGTTGTCAAT GACAAGTACACAGTAGACGGAGTGGTCAAGTATCGCCGTCGGTACCTTTGCTATGATGCAATCTGCATTCACAAAAACTCTCTCAAACATTTAAACCTATTGGAGCGCCTCTCCATGGCTTATACTGACATTATGGTCCCGCTGGTTGCGAGTAAAGTGGCCAGTGCTCCAGATGATGAATCGCAAAATTATCTTGAAATTTACCTGAAGGACTTTTTCGATATTACCCAAATCACACACATTGACAAATTCTCAAACAAACTTCCTCACATAACTGATGGACTCATTTTTACACCGGTGCGAGTTCCGTATACTCCGGGGACGTGCAAGAGCCTGCTGAAATGGAAACCACCGCATTTAAATACA GTTGACTTTAGCATTGATGTTCTCTTTGATAGTACGAAGCGTCCAAGACTAGTAGAACTCTATGTATCAAAAGAT GGAGCTCGTAGCTCATACAAGGAGTTTCTTGCTCCGTATGGAGCAATCTATAGTCGCATTTTAAAGCAGGCAATTACCGAACAAGTTGGTCAAATCATTGTAGAATGCTCTTGGATATCGGATTCCCGCGTTTGGACCTTTGTGCCAAATCTAAAGCACTCGGATCCTCGCGCTGCTGGCGGTAGTGAGAGCGTCTTGGACTTTGACAATGGAGTCTGGATGCAAGGAGGATGGTATGCAGAGAGGATTAGAGAGGACAAGAAACACCCAAACAATATTTCCGTCGTGAATAGCGTGAAGATGAGCATAGAAGACGACATCACCTTTGAGATGCTGGTGGATGAAATTGAAATGTTcaaaaagaatggaaaagtaCCGCTCTATAACAAGTGTGTACTGCCGAAAAACTATAGCATTGTACAATGA
- a CDS encoding signal peptide-containing protein (encoded by transcript BEWA_020790A): MIVRFVAFCNLLWLSLAGPGFVLCRSSLIDPMQHELQLVNAKTFTMKVKLARQMTSTAAFFYKASDSGVKALINDQLDVVAKDLKGIVSIVAIDCGDSSMESHCTSELGKGYTTPVLRIYPKLPMPAYNFQGKFVKNEIKKALLKHIPSHVEIVEKSKLPEFLSKFDTMPKVLLFSDKSQPSYIYKALSVAFHKKLFLGFVDVNVHPDLKKQYKVKSVPHLVLIKTNSKVETYDGEFEYLKMFEWLNVYAETFLLGGGYADDAKKSKPKAWKFDPLPRIDIESQMDVCFNKAHGFCVIYLTKGPISTEDKNMLIDLSENYKGQLNGKWMWMDLSIEKEFAKLFKSAKAFPSLVIFNPKKKLRYLLHDGDSPIDKAAIEKLMDKVLGGGARFTLLSGSLPAFAAVEAPEDEL; this comes from the exons ATGATTGTGCGATTTGTTGCATTCTGCAACCTCTTGTGGCTGTCGTTGGCTGGCCCGGGCTTCGTGCTTTGCAGGTCCTCGCTAATCGATCCTATGCAACACGAACTTCAGCTCGTAAACGCCAAGACGTTTACAATGAAAGTTAAGCTTGCCAGGCAAATGACTTCAACCGCTGCATTCTTTTACAAGGCCTCAGATTCTGGAGTCAAGGCACTCATCAACGACCAGCTGGATGTCGTCGCCAAGGACCTCAAGGGTATTGTATCCATCGTCGCCATCGACTGTGGAGACAGCAGTATGGAATCGCACTGCACATCTGAACTTGGAAAGGGCTACACAACTCCCGTACTTCGCATTTATCCCAAACTTCCCATGCCTGCCTACAATTTTCAG GGCAAGtttgtaaagaatgagatTAAAAAGGCATTGCTAAAACACATTCCATCGCATGTGGAGATTGTAGAAAAGTCAAAGTTGCCAGAGTTCCTGAGCAAGTTTGACACAATGCCCAAAGTTTTGCTCTTTTCGGACAAGAGTCAGCCGTCTTACATTTATAAGGCTCTCAGTGTTGCCTTTCAC AAAAAACTATTTCTCGGTTTCGTAGACGTCAATGTGCACCCCGACCTTAAGAAGCAGTACAAGGTAAAATCTGTTCCTCACCTTGTCCTCATCAAGACAAACTCCAAAGTCGAGACTTACGATGGAGAATTCGAGTACCTTAAAATGTTCGAGTGGCTCAATGTCTATGCCGAAACATTCTTACTCGGTGGAGGCTACGCTGATGATGCCAAAAAGTCCAAGCCAAAGGCATGGAAATTCGATCCACTTCCCAGAATTGATATTGAATCGCAGATGGATGTTTGCTTCAACAAAGCTCAC GGTTTTTGCGTGATTTACTTGACAAAGGGACCAATTAGTACTGAGGACAAGAACATGCTCATCGACTTGAGCGAAAACTACAAGGGACAGCTCAACGGTAAATGGATGTGGATGGACCTCTCCATCGAGAAAGAGTTTGCAAAGCTCTTTAAGTCTGCCAAGGCATTCCCATCTCTGGTCATTTTCAAcccaaagaagaagcttCGCTACCTCCTACACGATGGCGACTCACCAATTGACAAGGCAGCAATCGAAAAGCTCATGGACAAAGTACTGGGTGGAGGTGCCAGATTCACTCTCTTGAGTGGATCTCTACCGGCCTTCGCCGCTGTAGAGGCTCCAGAGGACGAACTTTAG
- a CDS encoding hypothetical protein (encoded by transcript BEWA_020800A), which produces MGNTKSLANSIIFPAPPSSYDHRFPDLIWIPKRFAGKIQDYCPDSTSSTFPALYIAAPKPTNLFIIYLHGNSCDIGSVKPELDIICEALNATIVAVEYPAYGLSPELSVATGPSIDFRVIATVYFLLSLGIEPSSIIFFGRSIGTGPAASIAAHFAKNGIQCGGVILQAPYISIHKIVQGTFNACLYGAYNVKW; this is translated from the exons ATGGGAAACACTAAATCGTTGGCAAATTCAATAATTTTTCCGGCACCGCCGTCCTCG TACGATCACCGGTTCCCGGATTTGATTTGGATACCAAAGCGATTCGCAGGAAAGATACAAGACTACTGCCCAGACTCTACATCTTCAACCTTTCCAGCGCTCTATATAGCAGCACCAAAACCAAccaaccttttcatcatttactTACACG GAAACTCGTGTGACATTGGATCAGTAAAACCAGAGTTGGACATTATCTGTGAAGCCCTAAATGCAACGATTGTAGCGGTAGAATATCCAGCCTATGGGCTATCACCCGAGCTATCGGTTGCCACTGGACCATCTATTGACTTTAGGGTCATTGCAACCGTCTACTTTTTGCTATCGCTGGGAATAGAACCGAGCTCAATCATCTTTTTTGGACGCTCGATCGGAACTGGTCCAGCCGCATCCATTGCTGCGCACTTTGCCAAGAATGGGATCCAGTGCGGGGGGGTCATACTACAGGCACCGTACATTTCTATACACAAGATTGTACAAGGTACGTTCAATGCGTGTTTATATGGAGCCTATAATGTGAAGTGGTGA